A window of Clostridium sp. Marseille-P299 contains these coding sequences:
- a CDS encoding acetyl-CoA carboxylase biotin carboxyl carrier protein, whose protein sequence is MEIKDILTLIDAVSKSRLSAFTYEDGETKLSFEAKCEGEITMIPNQEFPLTRIQNNIVEEPKEECCNIITSPMVGTFYASGVEDGEPFITVGETIKKGQVIGIVEAMKLMNEIESPFDGVVEAILVENKAMVGFGDQLVKVRPL, encoded by the coding sequence ATGGAAATAAAAGATATTCTTACATTAATTGATGCTGTCTCAAAGTCAAGATTAAGCGCCTTTACTTATGAAGATGGGGAAACAAAATTAAGCTTTGAGGCAAAATGCGAAGGGGAAATTACAATGATTCCAAATCAAGAATTTCCACTTACAAGAATTCAAAATAATATAGTAGAAGAACCAAAAGAAGAGTGTTGTAATATAATAACTTCTCCAATGGTAGGTACTTTTTACGCATCTGGTGTAGAAGATGGAGAGCCATTTATTACAGTTGGTGAAACGATAAAGAAGGGGCAAGTAATTGGAATCGTTGAGGCAATGAAACTAATGAATGAAATTGAATCACCATTTGATGGTGTAGTGGAAGCTATATTAGTTGAAAACAAGGCAATGGTAGGCTTTGGAGATCAGCTAGTAAAAGTTCGCCCATTATAG